Proteins from a single region of Amblyomma americanum isolate KBUSLIRL-KWMA chromosome 10, ASM5285725v1, whole genome shotgun sequence:
- the LOC144107964 gene encoding uncharacterized protein LOC144107964 isoform X3, which translates to MTSSFFFFRAVVRMFKSSTIILLVAWLIPTGAICSVCRPLSIRACYRSRAMGLLLDLVKPPFGEIDQDASMERICTTRFPSQSHCISIVNDCQLEQQRNFTYLEDAYKIFHRVVCTQASFEGLRSLWDCLDRPRRKKCDRSMNLLSSPVIDDDIQQCEIARNYRQCLDDVTRDIPSECEKGKRALKEIAAAATDIMCRNLMDSQPGLSKSPSSATEKNTTRAPLKTTPESSSRRSANAQGSISAAVQESTSDALAGTMNYIETTTGYRPTSALPPWSYATPSLTWTAAVHSAVTLSPPTYEGVPANSSLNLEGTRTGVTVGDNSTKKEESQEPSAASKFSIEAPVFVLYSACLLYMLPDI; encoded by the exons ACTGGAGCCATTTGCAGCGTCTGCAGGCCACTGTCAATCCGCGCTTGCTACAGATCAAGAGCAATGGGTCTACTTCTGGACTTGGTTAAGCCGCCATTTGGAGAGATCGACCAAGACGCTAGCATGGAGCGAATATGTACAAC ACGCTTTCCATCGCAGTCTCATTGCATTTCCATCGTGAACGACTGTCAGCTCGAGCAACAACGAAATTTTACTTACCTCGAGGACGCCTACAAGATATTTCACCGCGTGGTGTGCACTCAAGCGTCGTTTGAAG GTCTTCGTAGCTTGTGGGATTGCCTGGACAGGCCAAGGAGGAAAAAATGCGACCGCAGTATGAACCTGCTATCCAGCCCCGTGATAGACGACGATATACAGCAATGCGA AATCGCTAGAAACTACCGTCAGTGTCTCGACGATGTAACACGTGACATCCCATCAGAGTGCGAGAAAGGTAAAAGAGCATTGAAGGAAATAGCCGCAGCAGCTACAGACATCATGTGCCGAAACTTGATGGACTCCCAACCGGGGTTGTCTAAGTCGCCGTCTTCAGCAACAGAAAAGAACACTACCCGTGCCCCGTTAAAAACAACCCCAGAATCAAGTTCGCGTCGCAGTGCCAATGCTCAAGGATCAATTTCTGCGGCAGTGCAGGAATCAACCAGCGATGCACTCGCTGGGACCATGAACTACATTGAGACGACTACAGGCTATCGTCCAACCTCGGCGTTACCACCCTGGTCATATGCCACACCTTCGCTGACATGGACAGCCGCAGTCCACTCCGCAGTTACTTTGTCACCTCCTACATATGAAGGCGTGCCTGCGAATTCGTCCTTAAATTTGGAGGGAACGAGGACTGGGGTAACTGTTGGGGACAACTCAACGAAGAAAGAGGAATCTCAAGAGCCGAGCGCAGCGTCTAAGTTTAGCATTGAAGCACCGGTGTTTGTTTTGTATAGCGCGTGTCTCTTGTATATGTTGCCTGATATATAA
- the LOC144107964 gene encoding uncharacterized protein LOC144107964 isoform X4 — protein MTSSFFFFRAVVRMFKSSTIILLVAWLIPTAICSVCRPLSIRACYRSRAMGLLLDLVKPPFGEIDQDASMERICTTRFPSQSHCISIVNDCQLEQQRNFTYLEDAYKIFHRVVCTQASFEGLRSLWDCLDRPRRKKCDRSMNLLSSPVIDDDIQQCEIARNYRQCLDDVTRDIPSECEKGKRALKEIAAAATDIMCRNLMDSQPGLSKSPSSATEKNTTRAPLKTTPESSSRRSANAQGSISAAVQESTSDALAGTMNYIETTTGYRPTSALPPWSYATPSLTWTAAVHSAVTLSPPTYEGVPANSSLNLEGTRTGVTVGDNSTKKEESQEPSAASKFSIEAPVFVLYSACLLYMLPDI, from the exons CCATTTGCAGCGTCTGCAGGCCACTGTCAATCCGCGCTTGCTACAGATCAAGAGCAATGGGTCTACTTCTGGACTTGGTTAAGCCGCCATTTGGAGAGATCGACCAAGACGCTAGCATGGAGCGAATATGTACAAC ACGCTTTCCATCGCAGTCTCATTGCATTTCCATCGTGAACGACTGTCAGCTCGAGCAACAACGAAATTTTACTTACCTCGAGGACGCCTACAAGATATTTCACCGCGTGGTGTGCACTCAAGCGTCGTTTGAAG GTCTTCGTAGCTTGTGGGATTGCCTGGACAGGCCAAGGAGGAAAAAATGCGACCGCAGTATGAACCTGCTATCCAGCCCCGTGATAGACGACGATATACAGCAATGCGA AATCGCTAGAAACTACCGTCAGTGTCTCGACGATGTAACACGTGACATCCCATCAGAGTGCGAGAAAGGTAAAAGAGCATTGAAGGAAATAGCCGCAGCAGCTACAGACATCATGTGCCGAAACTTGATGGACTCCCAACCGGGGTTGTCTAAGTCGCCGTCTTCAGCAACAGAAAAGAACACTACCCGTGCCCCGTTAAAAACAACCCCAGAATCAAGTTCGCGTCGCAGTGCCAATGCTCAAGGATCAATTTCTGCGGCAGTGCAGGAATCAACCAGCGATGCACTCGCTGGGACCATGAACTACATTGAGACGACTACAGGCTATCGTCCAACCTCGGCGTTACCACCCTGGTCATATGCCACACCTTCGCTGACATGGACAGCCGCAGTCCACTCCGCAGTTACTTTGTCACCTCCTACATATGAAGGCGTGCCTGCGAATTCGTCCTTAAATTTGGAGGGAACGAGGACTGGGGTAACTGTTGGGGACAACTCAACGAAGAAAGAGGAATCTCAAGAGCCGAGCGCAGCGTCTAAGTTTAGCATTGAAGCACCGGTGTTTGTTTTGTATAGCGCGTGTCTCTTGTATATGTTGCCTGATATATAA
- the LOC144107964 gene encoding uncharacterized protein LOC144107964 isoform X2 — translation MTSSFFFFRAVVRMFKSSTIILLVAWLIPTGECSAICSVCRPLSIRACYRSRAMGLLLDLVKPPFGEIDQDASMERICTTRFPSQSHCISIVNDCQLEQQRNFTYLEDAYKIFHRVVCTQASFEGLRSLWDCLDRPRRKKCDRSMNLLSSPVIDDDIQQCEIARNYRQCLDDVTRDIPSECEKGKRALKEIAAAATDIMCRNLMDSQPGLSKSPSSATEKNTTRAPLKTTPESSSRRSANAQGSISAAVQESTSDALAGTMNYIETTTGYRPTSALPPWSYATPSLTWTAAVHSAVTLSPPTYEGVPANSSLNLEGTRTGVTVGDNSTKKEESQEPSAASKFSIEAPVFVLYSACLLYMLPDI, via the exons CCATTTGCAGCGTCTGCAGGCCACTGTCAATCCGCGCTTGCTACAGATCAAGAGCAATGGGTCTACTTCTGGACTTGGTTAAGCCGCCATTTGGAGAGATCGACCAAGACGCTAGCATGGAGCGAATATGTACAAC ACGCTTTCCATCGCAGTCTCATTGCATTTCCATCGTGAACGACTGTCAGCTCGAGCAACAACGAAATTTTACTTACCTCGAGGACGCCTACAAGATATTTCACCGCGTGGTGTGCACTCAAGCGTCGTTTGAAG GTCTTCGTAGCTTGTGGGATTGCCTGGACAGGCCAAGGAGGAAAAAATGCGACCGCAGTATGAACCTGCTATCCAGCCCCGTGATAGACGACGATATACAGCAATGCGA AATCGCTAGAAACTACCGTCAGTGTCTCGACGATGTAACACGTGACATCCCATCAGAGTGCGAGAAAGGTAAAAGAGCATTGAAGGAAATAGCCGCAGCAGCTACAGACATCATGTGCCGAAACTTGATGGACTCCCAACCGGGGTTGTCTAAGTCGCCGTCTTCAGCAACAGAAAAGAACACTACCCGTGCCCCGTTAAAAACAACCCCAGAATCAAGTTCGCGTCGCAGTGCCAATGCTCAAGGATCAATTTCTGCGGCAGTGCAGGAATCAACCAGCGATGCACTCGCTGGGACCATGAACTACATTGAGACGACTACAGGCTATCGTCCAACCTCGGCGTTACCACCCTGGTCATATGCCACACCTTCGCTGACATGGACAGCCGCAGTCCACTCCGCAGTTACTTTGTCACCTCCTACATATGAAGGCGTGCCTGCGAATTCGTCCTTAAATTTGGAGGGAACGAGGACTGGGGTAACTGTTGGGGACAACTCAACGAAGAAAGAGGAATCTCAAGAGCCGAGCGCAGCGTCTAAGTTTAGCATTGAAGCACCGGTGTTTGTTTTGTATAGCGCGTGTCTCTTGTATATGTTGCCTGATATATAA
- the LOC144107964 gene encoding uncharacterized protein LOC144107964 isoform X1 gives MVNSDCVCRPLSIRACYRSRAMGLLLDLVKPPFGEIDQDASMERICTTRFPSQSHCISIVNDCQLEQQRNFTYLEDAYKIFHRVVCTQASFEGLRSLWDCLDRPRRKKCDRSMNLLSSPVIDDDIQQCEIARNYRQCLDDVTRDIPSECEKGKRALKEIAAAATDIMCRNLMDSQPGLSKSPSSATEKNTTRAPLKTTPESSSRRSANAQGSISAAVQESTSDALAGTMNYIETTTGYRPTSALPPWSYATPSLTWTAAVHSAVTLSPPTYEGVPANSSLNLEGTRTGVTVGDNSTKKEESQEPSAASKFSIEAPVFVLYSACLLYMLPDI, from the exons CGTCTGCAGGCCACTGTCAATCCGCGCTTGCTACAGATCAAGAGCAATGGGTCTACTTCTGGACTTGGTTAAGCCGCCATTTGGAGAGATCGACCAAGACGCTAGCATGGAGCGAATATGTACAAC ACGCTTTCCATCGCAGTCTCATTGCATTTCCATCGTGAACGACTGTCAGCTCGAGCAACAACGAAATTTTACTTACCTCGAGGACGCCTACAAGATATTTCACCGCGTGGTGTGCACTCAAGCGTCGTTTGAAG GTCTTCGTAGCTTGTGGGATTGCCTGGACAGGCCAAGGAGGAAAAAATGCGACCGCAGTATGAACCTGCTATCCAGCCCCGTGATAGACGACGATATACAGCAATGCGA AATCGCTAGAAACTACCGTCAGTGTCTCGACGATGTAACACGTGACATCCCATCAGAGTGCGAGAAAGGTAAAAGAGCATTGAAGGAAATAGCCGCAGCAGCTACAGACATCATGTGCCGAAACTTGATGGACTCCCAACCGGGGTTGTCTAAGTCGCCGTCTTCAGCAACAGAAAAGAACACTACCCGTGCCCCGTTAAAAACAACCCCAGAATCAAGTTCGCGTCGCAGTGCCAATGCTCAAGGATCAATTTCTGCGGCAGTGCAGGAATCAACCAGCGATGCACTCGCTGGGACCATGAACTACATTGAGACGACTACAGGCTATCGTCCAACCTCGGCGTTACCACCCTGGTCATATGCCACACCTTCGCTGACATGGACAGCCGCAGTCCACTCCGCAGTTACTTTGTCACCTCCTACATATGAAGGCGTGCCTGCGAATTCGTCCTTAAATTTGGAGGGAACGAGGACTGGGGTAACTGTTGGGGACAACTCAACGAAGAAAGAGGAATCTCAAGAGCCGAGCGCAGCGTCTAAGTTTAGCATTGAAGCACCGGTGTTTGTTTTGTATAGCGCGTGTCTCTTGTATATGTTGCCTGATATATAA
- the LOC144107964 gene encoding uncharacterized protein LOC144107964 isoform X5 produces MGLLLDLVKPPFGEIDQDASMERICTTRFPSQSHCISIVNDCQLEQQRNFTYLEDAYKIFHRVVCTQASFEGLRSLWDCLDRPRRKKCDRSMNLLSSPVIDDDIQQCEIARNYRQCLDDVTRDIPSECEKGKRALKEIAAAATDIMCRNLMDSQPGLSKSPSSATEKNTTRAPLKTTPESSSRRSANAQGSISAAVQESTSDALAGTMNYIETTTGYRPTSALPPWSYATPSLTWTAAVHSAVTLSPPTYEGVPANSSLNLEGTRTGVTVGDNSTKKEESQEPSAASKFSIEAPVFVLYSACLLYMLPDI; encoded by the exons ATGGGTCTACTTCTGGACTTGGTTAAGCCGCCATTTGGAGAGATCGACCAAGACGCTAGCATGGAGCGAATATGTACAAC ACGCTTTCCATCGCAGTCTCATTGCATTTCCATCGTGAACGACTGTCAGCTCGAGCAACAACGAAATTTTACTTACCTCGAGGACGCCTACAAGATATTTCACCGCGTGGTGTGCACTCAAGCGTCGTTTGAAG GTCTTCGTAGCTTGTGGGATTGCCTGGACAGGCCAAGGAGGAAAAAATGCGACCGCAGTATGAACCTGCTATCCAGCCCCGTGATAGACGACGATATACAGCAATGCGA AATCGCTAGAAACTACCGTCAGTGTCTCGACGATGTAACACGTGACATCCCATCAGAGTGCGAGAAAGGTAAAAGAGCATTGAAGGAAATAGCCGCAGCAGCTACAGACATCATGTGCCGAAACTTGATGGACTCCCAACCGGGGTTGTCTAAGTCGCCGTCTTCAGCAACAGAAAAGAACACTACCCGTGCCCCGTTAAAAACAACCCCAGAATCAAGTTCGCGTCGCAGTGCCAATGCTCAAGGATCAATTTCTGCGGCAGTGCAGGAATCAACCAGCGATGCACTCGCTGGGACCATGAACTACATTGAGACGACTACAGGCTATCGTCCAACCTCGGCGTTACCACCCTGGTCATATGCCACACCTTCGCTGACATGGACAGCCGCAGTCCACTCCGCAGTTACTTTGTCACCTCCTACATATGAAGGCGTGCCTGCGAATTCGTCCTTAAATTTGGAGGGAACGAGGACTGGGGTAACTGTTGGGGACAACTCAACGAAGAAAGAGGAATCTCAAGAGCCGAGCGCAGCGTCTAAGTTTAGCATTGAAGCACCGGTGTTTGTTTTGTATAGCGCGTGTCTCTTGTATATGTTGCCTGATATATAA